A DNA window from Procambarus clarkii isolate CNS0578487 chromosome 75, FALCON_Pclarkii_2.0, whole genome shotgun sequence contains the following coding sequences:
- the LOC123771714 gene encoding probable ATP-dependent RNA helicase DDX23 has protein sequence MDEDTGLRSHRRERKERKEKERRERERERDRGERERGERERGEKERDHYREREKERNNERNDRINERNNERNNERNSERNNERERDYDRERIREREKGRDRERDRERERLDKRKRSPEAKSKEELKAEEIEEAEKREAEKKLKKEPLSLEEMVARKRAEEEALSRPKFLTKAERQAEALRRRQEEIDEMRKRQDEERKAREVMYQDGRRELEQALRQEDPRERDRHRRDREPRENKEDVELERKKQLERDAVNERYLGIVKKKKKIRRLNDRKFVFDWDAGEDTSVDYNELYINKHLVHFFGRGHFGGLDLKEQKKVQSKFYGNYIEHRRTQADKDQELIRIKKEQKKEDKKKWDDRHWSEKNVEQMTERDWRIFREDYNIAIKGGRIPNPIRTWAESNIKKDILDIIASVGYQDPTPIQRQAIPIGLQNRDIIGVAETGSGKTLAFLIPLLEWIQSLPKIARLEDADQGPYALVMAPTRELAQQIEEETTKFGGPLGIRTVAVIGGLSREEQGMKLRMGCEIVIATPGRLVDVLENRYLVLNQCTYVVFDEADKMIDMGFEPDVQKILKFMPVTNEKPDNEDAEDEDKLLQNFLSKHKYRQTVMFTATMPPAVERMARQYLRRPAYVYIGSIGKPVERVEQAVFMVSEQEKRKKLLDILKRGITPPVLIFVNQKKGADVLARGLEKLGHNATTLHGGKGQEQREHALANLKSGAKDILVATDVAGRGIDIKDVSLVINYDMAKNIEDYTHRIGRTGRAGKHGKAISFLTKDDSHLFYELKQLILSSPVSSCPPELANHHEAQHKPGTVMTKKRREEKIFA, from the exons ATGGATGAGGATACAGGATTAAGGTCGCACCGGCGAGAacggaaagaaagaaaagaaaaggaaagaagggagagggagagggaacgtgataggggagaaagagaaaggggagaaagagagaggggagaaaaGGAGCGTGATCACTACAGAGAGCGGGAAAAGGAGAGAAACAATGAAAGAAATGATAGAATCAATGAGAGAAACAATGAGAGAAACAATGAGAGAAACAGTGAGAggaacaatgagagagagagagactatgaCAGGGAACGCATCAGAGAGAG GGAGAAGGGTCGTGACAGAGAGCGCGATCGGGAGAGGGAACGGTTAGACAAAAGAAAGCGATCGCCTGAGGCAAAGTCCAAGGAGGAACTAAAGGCAGAGGAG ATTGAAGAGGCGGAAAAAAGAGAGGCGGAAAAGAAATTAAAGAAAGAGCCTTTGTCTTTGGAAGAAATGGTAGCAAGAAAGAGGGCAGAAGAGGAAGCTCTCAGCCGTCCCAAATTCTTGACCAAGGCAGAGAGGCAAGCGGAGGCACTCAGACGCCGACAAGAAGAG atTGATGAGATGCGCAAGAGGCAAGATGAGGAGAGGAAGGCGCGAGAAGTCATGTACCAGGATGGTCGGCGGGAACTGGAGCAGGCCTTAAGGCAGGAAGATCCTCGGGAGCGCGACCGACACCGTCGAGACCGAGAGCCAAGAGAGAATAAGGAGGATGTTGAGTTGGAAAGAAAAAAGCAGCTTGAGCGAGATGCTGTTAATGAAAGGTACCTTGGTATTGTGAAAAAGAAGAAAAAGATTCGGAGGTTGAATGACCGTAAGTTTGTGTTTGACTGGGATGCTGGTGAGGACACGTCAGTAGACTACAATGAGCTATACATCAATAAGCATCTTGTTCATTTCTTTGGTCGTGGACATTTTGGTGGACTAGACTTAAAAGAACAAAAGAAAGTTCAATCAAAGTTTTATGGAAACTATATAGAACATCGTCGTACTCAGGCCGACAAAGACCAAGAGCTGATCCGCATAAAGAAAGAACAGAAGAAGGAGGATAAGAAAAAGTGGGATGATCGGCACTGGAGTGAAAAGAATGTAGAGCAGATGACAGAACGTGATTGGAGAATTTTCAGGGAAGATTACAATATTGCAATCAAGGGAGGTCGCATCCCCAATCCAATTCGTACATGGGCAGAATCTAATATAAAGAAAGATATTTTGGACATTATTGCCAGTGTTGGATACCAGGACCCGACACCAATTCAGAGACAGGCTATCCCCATTGGTTTACAAAATCGAGATATTATTGGTGTTGCAGAGACTGGTTCTGGTAAGACTTTAGCATTTCTCATTCCTCTTTTGGAATGGATTCAGTCTCTTCCAAAAATTGCTCGGTTAGAGGATGCAGACCAGGGGCCATATGCATTAGTCATGGCTCCAACGCGAGAGCTGGCACAACAGATCGAGGAAGAAACAACAAAGTTCGGAGGTCCTCTTGGCATCCGAACAGTGGCAGTTATTGGTGGCTTGTCACGTGAAGAACAAGGTATGAAGTTACGAATGGGCTGTGAAATTGTTATTGCCACTCCTGGCCGTCTCGTAGATGTGCTTGAAAACCGATACCTTGTATTGAATCAGTGCACCTATGTTGTCTTTGATGAGGCCGATAAAATGATTGATATGGGTTTTGAGCCAGATGTTCAAAAAATTCTTAAGTTTATGCCAGTGACAAATGAAAAGCCAGATAATGAAGATGCTGAAGATGAGGACAAGTTGCTGCAAAACTTCCTCTCTAAACATAAGTATAGGCAAACTGTCATGTTTACAGCTACTATGCCACCTGCTGTAGAAAGAATGGCAAGACAGTATCTTCGACGACCTGCCTATGTGTACATTGGCTCTATAGGCAAACCTGTGGAACGTGTTGAACAGGCCGTGTTCATGGTTAGTGAACAAGAAAAGCGTAAGAAGTTACTCGATATTTTGAAGAGAGGCATTACACCTCCAGTACTCATTTTTGTCAATCAAAAGAAGGGTGCAGATGTGTTAGCCCGTGGTCTGGAGaaactgggccacaatgccacaaCTCTCCACGGTGGCAAAGGTCAAGAACAGCGTGAACATGCTCTCGCTAATCTCAAGTCTGGAGCAAAGGATATCCTCGTGGCTACCGATGTTGCTGGTCGTGGTATTGATATTAAGGATGTTTCTCTTGTCATCAATTATGATATGGCAAAGAACATTGAGGACTATACCCACAGAATTGGTCGTACTGGTCGTGCCGGAAAGCATGGAAAGGCCATCTCTTTCTTAACCAAAGATGACTCGCACTTGTTCTATGAGTTGAAGCAGCTAATTCTGTCATCACCAGTGTCATCATGTCCACCAGAGCTGGCTAACCACCAtgaagcccaacacaaacctggcacAGTTATGACAAAGAAACGAAGGGAAGAGAAAATATTTGCATAA
- the LOC123771713 gene encoding OTU domain-containing protein 5 isoform X2, with product MTILPKKKPPQQASGSAEVEGGEAAATSTHQHQMPMGSLPNHIQAGPSQPPDEEDNDHSGYNSGDEYEPFGWNLTADQWEEKERRFEKKMKKKGLMIKKMREDGACLFRAIADQVYGDQDMHSSVRKHCMDYIALNEDAFAPFVSENFQTYVQRKRRDDCFGNHIELAAMSEMYNRIIEVYCYSVDPINSFQGSLQTDNEPIRLSYHMGTHYNSLVDPFKATIGVGLGLPGFQPGQAEKNLMKEATRQSENVHLEQAMLEDKIRATDFEATSEAIEEQVARESYLQWLRENDQRSKGQHSPSSPSGSSSSDRCTRGRTSPLHQSSQAEGSSETSRSSPRSSPCATELARLSPRSSTSPRGSTSPRGSTSPRGSSSLRGSSSSKETSSEPDHDPAVPGSSKDPMPSSSGYSSIGEFTVNERASFLNHLPPNIFGLSEYSNAEADILAQVLAASQQEYLESLKCRTKDDSSDSSSSSS from the exons GCCGGGCCATCACAACCCCCAGATGAAGAGGACAATGACCACAGTGGCTACAACAGTGGCGATGAATATGAGCCGTTTGGGTGGAACCTAACTGCAGATCAGTGGGAAGAG AAAGAGCGAAGGTTTGAGAAGAAAATGAAAAAGAAGGGTCTGATGATCAAGAAGATGCGCGAGGACGGTGCCTGTCTCTTCCGTGCAATTGCTGACCAAGTTTATGGTGATCAGGATATGCACAGCAGCGTTCGAAAACACTGCATGGATTATATA GCCCTAAATGAAGACGCTTTCGCTCCCTTTGTATCCGAGAACTTCCAGACGTACGTCCAAAGGAAAAGGCGCGACGACTGTTTTGGCAACCATATAGAATTAGCAGCTATGTCAGAAATGTATAACCGCATTATTGAAGTATATTGCTACAGTGTAG ACCCAATAAACAGTTTTCAGGGCAGCCTCCAAACAGATAATGAACCTATTCGGTTGAGTTACCAcatggggacacactacaacagccTCGTGGACCCCTTCAAGGCCACAATTGGTGTAGGTTTGGGCCTGCCGGGCTTCCAGCCAGGCCAGGCAGAGAAGAACCTTATGAAGGAGGCAACCAGGCAGAGTGAAAATGTTCACCTGGAGCAG GCTATGTTGGAGGATAAGATCAGAGCTACGGATTTTGAGGCCACGAGTGAAGCTATAGAAGAGCAGGTGGCACGTGAGAGTTACCTCCAGTGGCTACGCGAAAATGATCAACGCTCCAAAGGCCAG CACTCCCCATCATCACCATCtggctccagctccagtgatCGTTGTACTCGAGGACGCACCTCACCCCTCCATCAGAGCTCTCAGGCAGAAGGATCGTCAGAAACTTCTCGTAGCTCTCCTCGTTCTTCCCCTTGTGCCACCGAGCTGGCTAGATTATCACCTCGCAGTTCCACATCGCCTCGTGGTTCCACATCACCTCGCGGCTCCACATCACCGAGGGGTTCATCCTCACTCCGCGGATCGTCAAGCTCAAAAGAGACGAGCTCCGAACCTGACCATGACCCAGCAGTTCCTGGTTCCTCCAAAGACCCGATGCCTTCTTCCTCGGGATATTCCTCCATAGGAGAATTCACTGTTAATGAGAGAGCATCTTTCCTAAATCACCTCCCTCCTAATATATTTG GGCTATCGGAATATTCAAATGCCGAAGCAGACATTCTTGCCCAGGTACtggcagccagccagcaagaataCCTCGAGTCGCTCAAGTGCAGGACCAAGGATGACAGTTCAGATtcatcatcttcctcctcctaa
- the LOC123771713 gene encoding OTU domain-containing protein 5-B isoform X1: protein MTILPKKKPPQQASGSAEVEGGEAAATSTHQHQMPMGSLPNHIQAGEGTSRGTLYLSSQSPPPCWPPPPPTSAPREEKRPSHASPSHFEDTHESGPSHSKRRYRASPLRNVRPKHRDHRDHRGSTSPPYPSTSSGWSVTPVNHPHPHPHPHPHPHPHPHPHQHPHPHPHPHPHPLPMSSSITPALPPALSPQAGPSQPPDEEDNDHSGYNSGDEYEPFGWNLTADQWEEKERRFEKKMKKKGLMIKKMREDGACLFRAIADQVYGDQDMHSSVRKHCMDYIALNEDAFAPFVSENFQTYVQRKRRDDCFGNHIELAAMSEMYNRIIEVYCYSVDPINSFQGSLQTDNEPIRLSYHMGTHYNSLVDPFKATIGVGLGLPGFQPGQAEKNLMKEATRQSENVHLEQAMLEDKIRATDFEATSEAIEEQVARESYLQWLRENDQRSKGQHSPSSPSGSSSSDRCTRGRTSPLHQSSQAEGSSETSRSSPRSSPCATELARLSPRSSTSPRGSTSPRGSTSPRGSSSLRGSSSSKETSSEPDHDPAVPGSSKDPMPSSSGYSSIGEFTVNERASFLNHLPPNIFGLSEYSNAEADILAQVLAASQQEYLESLKCRTKDDSSDSSSSSS, encoded by the exons GCTGGGGAAGGGACGAGCCGGGGCACCTTGTATTtatcatcacagtcaccaccccctTGCtggccccccccacctcccacgtCAGCACCCCGGGAGGAGAAGCGCCCATCCCACGCATCTCCCTCACATTTTGAAGATACGCATGAGAGTGGCCCGTCACACAGTAAGCGCCGCTACCGAGCCAGCCCCCTCAG AAATGTGCGTCCCAAACACCGCGACCATAGAGACCACCGGGGCAGTACCTCACCACCTTACCCGAGTACAAGTAGTGGGTGGAGCGTGACACCTGtcaaccacccccacccccatccacaccctcacccccatccacatcctcacccccacccccaccaacaccctcatCCACATCCTCACCCCCATCCACACCCTCTTCCCATGTCCAGCTCCATCACTCCTGCCCTTCCCCCGGCTCTCTCCCCGCAG GCCGGGCCATCACAACCCCCAGATGAAGAGGACAATGACCACAGTGGCTACAACAGTGGCGATGAATATGAGCCGTTTGGGTGGAACCTAACTGCAGATCAGTGGGAAGAG AAAGAGCGAAGGTTTGAGAAGAAAATGAAAAAGAAGGGTCTGATGATCAAGAAGATGCGCGAGGACGGTGCCTGTCTCTTCCGTGCAATTGCTGACCAAGTTTATGGTGATCAGGATATGCACAGCAGCGTTCGAAAACACTGCATGGATTATATA GCCCTAAATGAAGACGCTTTCGCTCCCTTTGTATCCGAGAACTTCCAGACGTACGTCCAAAGGAAAAGGCGCGACGACTGTTTTGGCAACCATATAGAATTAGCAGCTATGTCAGAAATGTATAACCGCATTATTGAAGTATATTGCTACAGTGTAG ACCCAATAAACAGTTTTCAGGGCAGCCTCCAAACAGATAATGAACCTATTCGGTTGAGTTACCAcatggggacacactacaacagccTCGTGGACCCCTTCAAGGCCACAATTGGTGTAGGTTTGGGCCTGCCGGGCTTCCAGCCAGGCCAGGCAGAGAAGAACCTTATGAAGGAGGCAACCAGGCAGAGTGAAAATGTTCACCTGGAGCAG GCTATGTTGGAGGATAAGATCAGAGCTACGGATTTTGAGGCCACGAGTGAAGCTATAGAAGAGCAGGTGGCACGTGAGAGTTACCTCCAGTGGCTACGCGAAAATGATCAACGCTCCAAAGGCCAG CACTCCCCATCATCACCATCtggctccagctccagtgatCGTTGTACTCGAGGACGCACCTCACCCCTCCATCAGAGCTCTCAGGCAGAAGGATCGTCAGAAACTTCTCGTAGCTCTCCTCGTTCTTCCCCTTGTGCCACCGAGCTGGCTAGATTATCACCTCGCAGTTCCACATCGCCTCGTGGTTCCACATCACCTCGCGGCTCCACATCACCGAGGGGTTCATCCTCACTCCGCGGATCGTCAAGCTCAAAAGAGACGAGCTCCGAACCTGACCATGACCCAGCAGTTCCTGGTTCCTCCAAAGACCCGATGCCTTCTTCCTCGGGATATTCCTCCATAGGAGAATTCACTGTTAATGAGAGAGCATCTTTCCTAAATCACCTCCCTCCTAATATATTTG GGCTATCGGAATATTCAAATGCCGAAGCAGACATTCTTGCCCAGGTACtggcagccagccagcaagaataCCTCGAGTCGCTCAAGTGCAGGACCAAGGATGACAGTTCAGATtcatcatcttcctcctcctaa